A stretch of Pseudomonas sp. 7SR1 DNA encodes these proteins:
- the codA gene encoding cytosine deaminase: MHIINARLRNREGLHELHLENGLIANIARQTEAPSLGPEDLDAGGNLVVPPFVEPHIHLDATLTAGEPRWNMSGTLFEGIECWGERKATITQEDTRTRAKKTLQALAAHGIQHVRTHVDVTDPELTALKAMLQVREESRHLVDMQIVAFPQEGIESYRNGRELMEEAIRMGADVVGGIPHFEYTRDQGVSSVKFLMDLAERTGCLVDVHCDETDDPHSRFLEVLAEEARSRNMGSRVTASHTTAMGSYDNAYCAKLFRLLGHSGISFVSCPTESIHLQGRFDTFPKRRGVTRVNELLEAGMNVCFGQDSIVDPWYPLGNGNILRVLEAGLHICHMLGYRNLQSALDLVTDNSAKAMALGERYGLEPGRPANLLILSADSDYEVIRSQGLPLYSIRNGEVLMKRQMPVVEFAPVLD, from the coding sequence ATGCACATCATCAACGCTCGCCTGCGCAACCGTGAAGGCTTGCATGAGCTGCACCTGGAAAACGGCCTGATCGCCAATATCGCCCGCCAGACCGAGGCCCCCAGCCTTGGCCCGGAAGACCTCGATGCCGGAGGCAACCTGGTGGTGCCGCCTTTCGTCGAGCCGCACATCCACCTGGACGCTACCCTCACGGCCGGCGAACCGCGCTGGAACATGAGCGGTACGCTGTTCGAAGGCATCGAATGCTGGGGCGAGCGCAAGGCCACCATCACCCAGGAAGACACCAGGACCCGCGCCAAGAAGACCCTCCAGGCCCTCGCTGCCCACGGCATCCAGCATGTGCGTACCCACGTCGACGTGACCGACCCTGAACTGACGGCCCTCAAGGCCATGCTGCAGGTGCGCGAGGAAAGCCGTCACCTGGTGGACATGCAGATCGTCGCGTTTCCCCAGGAAGGCATCGAGTCCTACCGCAATGGCCGCGAACTGATGGAAGAAGCGATTCGCATGGGCGCCGATGTGGTGGGCGGTATCCCGCATTTCGAGTACACCCGCGACCAGGGCGTCAGCTCGGTGAAGTTCCTGATGGACCTGGCCGAACGCACCGGTTGCCTGGTGGATGTGCATTGCGACGAGACCGACGACCCGCACTCACGCTTTTTGGAGGTGCTTGCCGAAGAAGCCCGCAGCCGCAACATGGGCAGTCGGGTGACAGCCAGCCACACCACGGCCATGGGCTCCTACGACAACGCCTACTGCGCCAAGCTGTTCCGCCTGCTGGGGCATTCGGGCATCAGTTTCGTGTCCTGCCCCACCGAAAGCATCCACCTGCAGGGGCGCTTCGATACCTTCCCCAAACGCCGCGGCGTCACCCGTGTCAACGAATTGCTCGAAGCCGGGATGAACGTGTGCTTCGGCCAGGATTCCATCGTCGACCCGTGGTATCCCCTGGGCAACGGCAACATCCTGCGGGTACTGGAAGCCGGCCTGCATATCTGCCATATGCTCGGCTACCGCAACCTGCAAAGCGCCCTGGACCTGGTCACCGACAACAGTGCCAAGGCCATGGCCCTGGGCGAGCGCTACGGCCTGGAGCCCGGCCGCCCGGCGAACCTGCTGATCCTGTCGGCGGACAGCGACTACGAAGTGATCCGCAGCCAGGGCTTGCCGCTCTACTCGATTCGCAATGGCGAAGTGCTGATGAAGCGGCAGATGCCGGTGGTGGAGTTTGCTCCCGTGTTGGATTGA
- a CDS encoding FecR family protein: MMDSRDCPCGQNRVRDEAAQWFVRLQAPVMGVEERRRFDAWLDEHPNHRDEIQLLQGIWSATDLLPRERLQALCAPPAKRPARRPLLRYAVAAGLLAVTIGLGLFSGLGSTTDYSAEFATALGERRHIALPDGSLIDLNSRSRVRIQFVHHQRRVELIEGQALFRVEHDVGRPFTVEAGNGQVTVTGTRFDVRRDVDKTRVAVEQGSVKVQGRDLSQASFVSLTAGLGTQIDAQGKVATPYAIDADALTAWRNGKLVFNNASLNEVAEEVSRYRAKPLRVGSAAVGNLRLTSVFRSDNPEALLKALPDILPVAVRTLDDGSQEIVARQVLPEKP, from the coding sequence ATGATGGATAGCCGTGATTGCCCGTGTGGGCAGAACCGGGTTCGCGACGAAGCGGCGCAATGGTTCGTGCGCCTGCAAGCGCCGGTCATGGGGGTGGAGGAGCGTCGGCGCTTCGATGCCTGGCTGGACGAACACCCCAACCACCGAGATGAAATCCAGTTGCTGCAAGGCATCTGGAGCGCCACGGACCTGCTGCCCCGCGAGCGCCTGCAGGCCTTGTGCGCGCCCCCGGCCAAACGTCCCGCGCGCCGGCCGTTGCTGCGCTATGCCGTGGCCGCCGGACTACTGGCGGTGACGATCGGGCTGGGGCTGTTCAGCGGCCTGGGTTCTACCACCGACTACAGCGCAGAGTTTGCCACTGCCCTTGGCGAACGCCGGCACATCGCGCTACCGGACGGCTCGCTGATCGATCTCAATAGTCGCAGCCGAGTACGTATCCAGTTCGTGCATCATCAGCGCCGGGTGGAGTTGATCGAAGGGCAAGCGTTGTTTCGTGTCGAGCATGACGTCGGCCGGCCTTTTACCGTCGAAGCGGGCAACGGCCAGGTGACAGTGACCGGAACACGCTTCGACGTGCGCCGTGATGTCGACAAGACCCGGGTCGCGGTAGAGCAGGGCAGCGTCAAGGTCCAGGGGCGCGATCTGTCCCAGGCCAGCTTTGTCAGCCTGACGGCCGGCCTGGGTACCCAGATCGACGCCCAGGGCAAGGTGGCCACGCCCTATGCGATCGATGCCGATGCGCTCACCGCCTGGCGCAATGGCAAGCTGGTGTTCAACAACGCCTCGTTGAACGAGGTGGCCGAAGAGGTTTCCCGTTATCGCGCCAAACCCTTGCGGGTGGGCAGCGCGGCGGTGGGCAACCTGCGCTTGACCAGCGTGTTCCGTTCCGACAATCCCGAGGCGTTGCTCAAGGCCCTGCCGGACATCCTGCCGGTGGCCGTGCGAACCCTGGACGACGGTAGCCAGGAAATAGTTGCGCGCCAGGTTCTGCCTGAAAAGCCTTGA
- the codB gene encoding cytosine permease — MTQNDPGNDYPLSEVPMHARKGLASTAMVLLGFTFFTATMFAGGKLGVAFGFVEMLTVIVIGNLLLGLYAAGLGYIAFKSGLNSVLMGRFCFGEVGSKLSDLILGFTQIGWYAWGTATAAVVLGKYFELDQSSVLGLMVLFGLGFCATAYIGYRGLEILSYIAVPAMLLLLMLSMWVATTKIGGFEGLLAVVPTGSLDWSTAITLVFGTFVSGATQATNWTRFSRSAKVAVLASLIGFFLGNGLMVLIGAYGAIVYQQPDVVEVLLLQGFAMAAMAMLLLNIWSTQDNTIYNFAVAGCNLLRTRRRKAVTLGGALVGTLLALLGMYDLLVPYLILLGTVIPPIGGVIMADFFFRWRGRYPRLAEARLPAFNWPGLLAYGLGTVAAFNSPWVAPLVGIATGALTYVVLTGVMGTRTAVAPLQDL; from the coding sequence ATGACTCAGAACGATCCGGGCAACGATTACCCTTTGAGCGAAGTGCCGATGCATGCCCGCAAGGGCCTGGCCTCCACGGCCATGGTGTTGCTGGGCTTCACCTTTTTCACCGCGACGATGTTCGCCGGCGGCAAGCTGGGGGTGGCCTTCGGTTTTGTCGAAATGCTCACGGTGATCGTGATCGGCAACCTGCTGCTGGGCCTGTATGCCGCAGGCCTGGGCTACATCGCCTTCAAGAGCGGGCTCAACTCGGTGCTGATGGGCCGCTTCTGTTTCGGTGAGGTCGGCAGCAAGCTCAGCGACCTGATCCTGGGTTTCACCCAGATCGGCTGGTACGCCTGGGGCACGGCCACCGCGGCCGTGGTGCTGGGCAAGTATTTCGAGCTGGACCAGAGCAGCGTGCTGGGGCTGATGGTGCTGTTCGGCCTGGGGTTTTGCGCCACCGCCTACATCGGCTATCGCGGGCTGGAGATCCTTTCCTATATCGCCGTACCGGCCATGCTGTTGCTGCTGATGCTGTCGATGTGGGTGGCGACGACGAAAATCGGCGGTTTCGAGGGATTGCTGGCCGTGGTTCCCACAGGCAGCCTCGATTGGTCCACCGCCATCACGCTGGTGTTCGGCACCTTCGTCAGCGGCGCGACCCAGGCCACCAACTGGACGCGCTTCTCCCGCTCGGCGAAGGTTGCGGTGCTGGCCAGCCTGATCGGCTTTTTCCTCGGCAATGGGCTGATGGTGCTGATCGGTGCCTACGGCGCCATCGTCTATCAGCAACCGGACGTGGTCGAAGTGTTGCTGCTGCAGGGCTTCGCCATGGCGGCGATGGCGATGCTGCTGCTCAACATCTGGAGCACCCAGGACAACACCATCTACAACTTCGCCGTGGCCGGCTGCAACCTGCTGCGAACCCGTCGACGCAAGGCCGTTACCCTGGGCGGGGCGCTGGTCGGTACACTGCTGGCCCTGCTGGGCATGTACGACCTGCTGGTGCCCTACCTGATCCTTCTGGGCACGGTCATCCCGCCGATCGGCGGCGTGATCATGGCCGACTTCTTCTTTCGCTGGCGCGGCCGTTATCCACGCCTGGCCGAAGCAAGGTTGCCAGCCTTCAACTGGCCCGGCTTGCTGGCCTATGGGCTGGGTACTGTCGCCGCATTCAATTCGCCATGGGTCGCGCCACTGGTAGGAATCGCCACCGGCGCGCTAACGTATGTGGTATTGACTGGCGTCATGGGTACCCGCACCGCTGTTGCGCCACTCCAAGACCTATAA
- a CDS encoding MFS transporter: MTAITPPPTFIPGRLEQMSTRIAYLIAGVGIAAWAPLVPYAKVRANLDEGTLGLLLLCLGVGSILAMPISGALAARFGCRRVLSGGTILICLALPLLATMTTLPWLVAALFVFGAGLGTVDSTVNLQAVIVERASGKTMMSGFHGMFSLGGIIGAAGVSALLGMGLSPLGATLVVNALLLVALFKAAPHLLPYGSESSGPAFAIPHGVVLFIGILCFIVFLAEGAVLDWSAVFLTTERGVETAYAGLGYAAFALTMTVGRLTGDSVVRRLGARRVIIYGGATAAAGFLLATLAPMWQAALLGYGLVGAGCSNIVPVLYTAVGKQTLMPEAIAVPAITTIGYAGILAGPALIGFVAHGSSLSIAFGLIALSLVAVAASGKVLKV; the protein is encoded by the coding sequence ATGACTGCCATCACCCCACCGCCAACCTTTATCCCCGGACGCCTGGAACAGATGTCCACCCGCATTGCCTATCTGATCGCCGGTGTCGGCATCGCGGCCTGGGCGCCGCTGGTGCCTTATGCCAAGGTCCGGGCCAATCTCGATGAAGGCACCCTCGGGTTGCTGCTGTTGTGCCTGGGGGTGGGGTCGATCCTGGCGATGCCGATTTCCGGTGCGCTGGCGGCGCGGTTCGGCTGCCGTCGGGTGCTCAGCGGCGGCACGATACTGATCTGTCTGGCGCTGCCGTTGCTGGCGACGATGACGACGCTACCCTGGCTGGTGGCCGCGCTGTTCGTGTTCGGTGCCGGGCTTGGCACCGTGGATTCGACGGTCAACCTGCAAGCGGTGATCGTCGAGCGAGCCAGTGGCAAGACCATGATGTCGGGCTTCCACGGCATGTTCAGCCTGGGGGGCATCATTGGTGCGGCCGGGGTCAGTGCCTTGCTCGGCATGGGGCTCTCGCCCCTGGGGGCGACACTGGTGGTCAACGCCTTGCTGTTGGTGGCGCTGTTCAAGGCGGCGCCGCATCTACTGCCCTACGGCAGTGAGAGTTCGGGACCGGCGTTTGCCATTCCCCATGGCGTGGTGTTGTTCATCGGCATCCTCTGTTTCATCGTATTTCTGGCCGAGGGCGCGGTGCTGGACTGGAGTGCGGTGTTCCTGACCACCGAGCGCGGGGTGGAAACCGCCTACGCCGGGCTGGGTTATGCCGCGTTCGCGCTGACGATGACCGTCGGCCGGTTGACGGGCGATTCAGTGGTGCGTCGCCTGGGCGCCCGGCGCGTGATCATCTACGGCGGCGCGACCGCCGCGGCCGGGTTCCTGCTGGCGACCCTGGCACCAATGTGGCAGGCGGCGTTGCTGGGATATGGATTGGTGGGGGCCGGTTGTTCGAACATCGTGCCGGTGCTGTACACCGCCGTCGGCAAACAGACACTGATGCCTGAAGCGATTGCCGTACCGGCCATCACCACCATCGGCTACGCCGGCATCCTTGCCGGCCCGGCGCTGATCGGGTTCGTGGCCCATGGCAGCAGCCTGAGCATTGCGTTCGGGCTGATTGCGCTGTCACTGGTGGCGGTGGCGGCCAGTGGGAAAGTGCTCAAAGTCTGA
- a CDS encoding TonB-dependent siderophore receptor — MKTFAKNNKRRQPRWLPLALTLAVNAAVPQVLADQAASSIHIQAQPLGQALSQLAQQTSLQVFFSPELVAGKQAPAVEGNLSPEAALRQLLQGSGLQYQLNDGSVTVLPAPSATNGGPLELGATDIQVVGDWLGDANAEVVQNHPGARTVIRREAMQEQGAMNVGDVLRRVPGVQVQDANGTGGSDISLNVGVRGLTSRLSPRSTVLIDGVPAAFAPYGQPQLSMAPISSGNLDSIDVVRGAGSVRYGPQNVGGVINFVTRAIPEKATGEIGTTLETSQRGGWKHIDTAFLGGTADNGMGAALLYSSVNGNGYRRSNNGNDIDDVILKTHWAPTEVDDFSLNFHYYDAKADMPGGLNQAQYDADPYQSDRDWDTFAGRRKDVSFKWIREISERTQAEVLTYYSDSYRGSTIASRDQRNLVSYPRTYYTFGIEPRVSHVFDLGPTTQEASVGYRYLKEGMHEEASRLALRDNQPVVRPGADGHVYQDRTGGTEAHAVYVDDKIDIGKWTITPGIRFESISTEWHDRPVLDNAGRPVQEKRRSIDSNEPLPALSVMYHLSDAWKLFANYETSFGSLQYFQLGQGGVGNDTANGLSPEKAKTYEIGTRYNDEVWGGEVTLFYIDFDDELQYISNDVGWTNMGATKHQGLEASVRYDLAALDPRLEGLSANAGFTYTRATYEGQIPSFKGRDLPFYSRQVANVGLRYDVNRWTYNLDAFAQSKQRSPGNNVNPDGSFSDNYITDGTADGQFGDMPGYVLWNVRAGYDFGEQLSNLKLGAGVKNLFDHQYYTRSSDNNSGIYVGAPRTFFVQASVGF; from the coding sequence GTGAAAACTTTTGCTAAAAACAACAAACGCCGCCAACCCCGCTGGTTGCCACTGGCCTTGACGTTGGCCGTCAACGCCGCGGTTCCCCAGGTTCTTGCCGATCAGGCGGCCAGTAGCATCCATATCCAGGCCCAGCCGCTGGGCCAGGCCTTGAGCCAGCTGGCCCAGCAGACCTCGTTGCAGGTGTTCTTCAGCCCCGAGCTGGTGGCTGGCAAGCAGGCGCCGGCGGTGGAAGGCAACCTGTCCCCGGAAGCGGCCCTGCGCCAGCTGCTGCAGGGCAGCGGCCTGCAGTACCAGCTCAATGACGGTTCGGTGACGGTGCTGCCGGCGCCTTCGGCCACCAATGGTGGCCCGCTGGAGCTGGGCGCCACGGACATCCAGGTGGTGGGCGACTGGCTCGGCGATGCCAATGCCGAAGTAGTGCAGAACCATCCTGGCGCACGCACGGTGATCCGCCGCGAAGCGATGCAAGAGCAGGGCGCCATGAACGTCGGCGATGTCCTGCGGCGTGTGCCCGGTGTGCAAGTGCAGGACGCCAATGGCACCGGCGGCAGCGATATTTCCCTCAACGTCGGTGTACGAGGCCTGACCTCGCGCCTGTCGCCGCGCTCCACGGTGTTGATCGACGGCGTCCCGGCAGCGTTCGCGCCTTACGGTCAGCCGCAATTGTCCATGGCGCCGATTTCCTCGGGCAACCTGGACAGCATCGATGTGGTACGCGGCGCTGGCTCCGTGCGCTACGGGCCGCAGAACGTCGGCGGGGTCATCAACTTCGTGACCCGGGCGATTCCGGAAAAGGCCACCGGTGAAATCGGCACCACGCTGGAAACTTCCCAGCGCGGCGGCTGGAAACATATCGACACGGCATTCCTCGGCGGTACGGCCGACAATGGCATGGGCGCCGCGCTCCTGTATTCCAGCGTGAACGGCAACGGCTATCGCCGCAGCAATAATGGCAACGACATCGACGACGTGATCCTCAAGACCCACTGGGCGCCTACCGAGGTGGACGATTTCTCCCTGAATTTCCATTACTACGACGCCAAGGCCGATATGCCGGGCGGCCTGAACCAGGCGCAATATGACGCCGACCCGTATCAGTCCGACCGCGACTGGGACACTTTCGCCGGCCGGCGCAAGGACGTTTCCTTCAAGTGGATCCGGGAAATCAGCGAACGCACCCAGGCCGAGGTGCTGACCTATTACTCCGACAGCTACCGTGGCAGCACCATCGCCTCTCGGGATCAACGCAACCTGGTGTCTTACCCGCGCACCTATTACACCTTCGGCATCGAGCCGCGGGTGTCCCATGTGTTCGACCTGGGCCCCACGACCCAGGAGGCCAGCGTGGGGTATCGCTACCTCAAGGAGGGCATGCACGAAGAGGCCAGTCGCCTGGCGTTGCGTGATAACCAGCCAGTGGTGCGTCCGGGGGCCGATGGCCATGTCTATCAGGACCGTACCGGAGGCACCGAGGCCCATGCGGTCTACGTCGATGACAAGATCGATATCGGCAAATGGACCATCACCCCGGGTATCCGCTTCGAAAGCATCAGCACCGAATGGCACGACCGCCCGGTGCTCGACAACGCCGGCCGTCCCGTGCAGGAAAAGCGCCGCAGCATCGACAGCAACGAGCCGCTGCCGGCCCTGAGCGTGATGTATCACCTGTCCGATGCGTGGAAGCTGTTCGCCAACTACGAGACGTCCTTCGGCAGCCTGCAGTATTTCCAGCTCGGCCAGGGCGGCGTGGGCAACGACACGGCCAATGGCCTGAGCCCGGAAAAGGCCAAGACCTACGAGATCGGTACGCGCTACAACGATGAGGTGTGGGGCGGGGAAGTGACGCTGTTCTACATCGACTTCGACGATGAGCTGCAATACATCAGCAACGATGTGGGCTGGACCAACATGGGCGCCACCAAGCACCAGGGCCTGGAAGCTTCGGTGCGCTACGACCTGGCCGCCCTGGACCCGCGTCTCGAGGGCTTGAGCGCCAACGCCGGTTTCACCTACACCCGGGCGACCTATGAAGGCCAGATCCCGAGCTTCAAGGGGCGTGACCTGCCGTTCTACTCGCGCCAGGTGGCAAACGTGGGCTTGCGCTACGACGTCAATCGCTGGACGTACAACCTCGATGCGTTTGCCCAGTCCAAGCAACGCTCGCCCGGAAACAACGTGAACCCCGACGGCAGTTTCAGCGACAACTACATCACCGACGGCACCGCCGACGGGCAGTTTGGCGACATGCCTGGCTACGTGCTGTGGAACGTGCGGGCCGGCTATGACTTTGGCGAGCAGCTGTCGAACCTGAAACTCGGCGCCGGGGTGAAGAACCTCTTCGACCACCAGTACTACACCCGTTCGAGCGACAACAACTCGGGGATCTACGTGGGGGCGCCGCGGACGTTCTTCGTGCAGGCCAGCGTGGGGTTCTGA
- the queD gene encoding 6-carboxytetrahydropterin synthase QueD, whose protein sequence is MEIFKEFTFESAHRLPHVPQGHKCGRLHGHSFKVAIHLDGDIDPYTGWIRDFSEIKAIFKPLYERLDHNYLNDIPGLENPTSEVLAKWIWSELKPLLPELSAIRIHETCTSGCIYRGE, encoded by the coding sequence GTGGAAATCTTCAAAGAGTTTACCTTCGAATCCGCCCACCGCCTGCCCCACGTGCCGCAAGGCCACAAGTGCGGCCGCCTTCATGGCCATTCGTTCAAAGTGGCGATCCATCTGGACGGCGATATCGACCCGTACACCGGCTGGATTCGTGACTTCTCCGAGATCAAGGCGATCTTCAAGCCGCTGTACGAGCGCCTGGACCACAACTACCTCAACGACATTCCCGGCCTGGAAAACCCCACCAGCGAAGTCCTGGCCAAGTGGATCTGGAGTGAATTGAAGCCGTTGCTGCCCGAGCTCAGTGCCATTCGCATCCATGAGACATGCACCAGCGGCTGCATCTATCGCGGCGAATAA
- a CDS encoding diaminopimelate epimerase produces the protein MTQFYDARGNVYGVVSPQQVRAQGIDLPSSAGQAARAREGWTSAAIHAFCSWAPGEAPPGAKAHRCDGLLIGPFQSEPPFDLLIVNTDGTLAERSGNGLTIFSQALKERGLIKDDGDCLLQVHHDNPHGVSPLRTSVRAAMFEGVQGFWLDLGRPSFGPQAVGARNVERVTFQQRDVSRVAALHALNPAWGHSQFVNIGNPHCVTLVDRADALPDNPQMRAPALAQGLTRIAFAAPAGSGSPCPAGVNLQWAWLQAPGLIVARVFERGEGPTASSGTSASAVASAAWRVGWVAAGPVRVVMPGGTAPILLEQQDEALVRVRLFGTAKAIP, from the coding sequence ATGACGCAGTTTTATGATGCACGCGGCAATGTTTATGGTGTGGTTTCACCGCAACAGGTCCGTGCCCAGGGCATAGACCTGCCCTCGTCGGCCGGACAGGCGGCAAGGGCGAGGGAAGGTTGGACTTCAGCCGCCATCCATGCCTTCTGCAGTTGGGCGCCGGGCGAAGCCCCGCCGGGGGCCAAGGCCCATCGCTGCGACGGCTTGCTGATCGGGCCATTCCAGAGCGAGCCGCCCTTCGATCTGCTGATCGTCAACACCGATGGCACCCTGGCCGAGCGCAGTGGCAATGGCCTGACGATCTTTTCCCAGGCCCTGAAAGAACGCGGGTTGATAAAGGACGATGGCGATTGCCTGCTGCAGGTCCATCACGACAATCCCCATGGCGTGTCGCCGTTGCGCACATCGGTGCGGGCCGCCATGTTCGAGGGCGTACAGGGTTTCTGGTTGGACCTGGGGCGGCCGTCGTTCGGACCGCAAGCCGTCGGTGCCCGGAACGTGGAGCGCGTGACCTTCCAGCAGCGCGATGTCAGTCGGGTAGCGGCGTTGCACGCCTTGAACCCGGCATGGGGCCACAGCCAGTTCGTGAACATCGGCAATCCGCACTGCGTGACGTTGGTGGACAGGGCCGACGCCCTGCCGGACAACCCACAGATGCGCGCCCCGGCCTTGGCGCAGGGCCTGACCCGCATCGCCTTTGCCGCGCCCGCAGGGTCGGGTTCTCCTTGTCCGGCAGGGGTGAATCTGCAATGGGCGTGGCTCCAGGCCCCGGGACTAATCGTCGCTCGCGTCTTCGAGCGCGGCGAAGGCCCCACGGCTTCCTCGGGCACCAGCGCCAGCGCCGTGGCCAGCGCTGCGTGGCGAGTGGGCTGGGTCGCGGCGGGACCGGTGAGGGTTGTCATGCCCGGTGGCACAGCGCCGATCTTATTGGAACAACAGGATGAGGCGTTGGTGCGAGTTAGGCTGTTCGGCACTGCCAAGGCCATCCCGTGA
- a CDS encoding alpha/beta fold hydrolase — translation MTHWPLDQTYTFNGHPIRYAIHGDGPPLVFVHGTPFSSYVWHRIAPLFFATHRVHYFDLLGYGQSAQPDADVSLGVQNLLLAQLLEHWGLDCPDVVAHDFGGATALRAHLLDGRDYRSLTLIDPVALSPWGSAFVQHVRQHEAAFSGLPDYIQRAIVPTYIRGAIKRDIPDEELAPYVKPWLGETGQAAFYRQIAQMDERYTREAQDLYPSVRCPTQILWGEDDQWIPIERGQALQRMIPGAQLHPVPNAGHLVQEDAPQAIVAAMLRFLPLSSPT, via the coding sequence ATGACCCACTGGCCGCTGGATCAGACATACACCTTCAACGGACATCCCATCCGCTACGCCATCCACGGCGATGGCCCGCCCTTGGTATTTGTCCACGGCACGCCGTTCTCTTCCTACGTGTGGCACCGCATCGCCCCGCTGTTTTTCGCCACCCACCGGGTGCACTACTTCGACCTGCTGGGTTATGGCCAATCCGCACAACCCGATGCCGACGTGTCCCTGGGCGTGCAAAACCTGTTGCTCGCACAATTGCTGGAACACTGGGGCCTGGACTGCCCGGACGTGGTGGCCCATGACTTCGGCGGCGCCACCGCCCTGCGCGCGCATCTGCTCGACGGCAGGGACTACCGCAGCCTGACCCTGATCGACCCCGTGGCCCTGTCGCCCTGGGGCTCCGCCTTCGTACAGCATGTGCGCCAACATGAAGCCGCCTTCAGCGGCCTGCCCGACTACATTCAACGCGCCATCGTGCCGACGTACATTCGTGGTGCGATCAAACGGGACATCCCGGACGAGGAACTGGCGCCCTACGTAAAGCCATGGCTGGGCGAGACAGGCCAGGCGGCGTTCTACCGGCAGATCGCGCAGATGGACGAACGCTATACCCGTGAGGCGCAAGACCTGTACCCGAGCGTGCGCTGCCCGACCCAGATCCTCTGGGGCGAGGATGACCAGTGGATTCCCATCGAACGCGGCCAGGCCCTCCAACGGATGATCCCCGGGGCACAATTGCATCCCGTTCCGAACGCCGGGCACCTGGTCCAGGAAGACGCACCGCAAGCCATCGTGGCGGCGATGTTGCGTTTTTTGCCACTGTCCTCCCCGACCTGA